In one window of Meiothermus sp. DNA:
- a CDS encoding L28 family ribosomal protein — protein MSKICEISGKRPTVAYSIITRGKAKREGGVGKKITGYTKHWQEPNLRKVKVTVAGQNITFRVANSHAHKVYELVERSKGMKLEGLTAKQIKARLLSLL, from the coding sequence ATGTCGAAGATTTGCGAAATTAGCGGCAAGCGCCCCACGGTGGCCTACAGCATCATTACCCGCGGCAAGGCCAAGCGTGAAGGTGGGGTGGGTAAGAAGATTACCGGTTACACCAAGCACTGGCAAGAACCGAACCTGCGCAAAGTGAAGGTTACGGTAGCGGGCCAGAACATCACCTTCCGGGTGGCCAACAGCCACGCCCACAAGGTCTACGAGCTCGTCGAGCGATCCAAAGGTATGAAGCTCGAGGGCCTTACTGCCAAGCAGATTAAAGCCCGCCTTTTGAGTCTGCTGTAA
- the lspA gene encoding signal peptidase II produces MNIATWLVPALLVADQAIKLMVLWAVGPRIFDPGVGAIFLTNLFWIVDATFIKNTGAAFGIFQGGARILVWVSLAVGLGILVYLSLNHRRVSRLGQVAFSLIAAGALGNAVDRLGHGWVVDYVDINRTGLAILDNFPIWNLADSCVVIGVILLLLPQRRRRY; encoded by the coding sequence ATGAATATTGCCACCTGGCTGGTTCCTGCCCTGCTGGTCGCCGACCAGGCTATTAAGCTCATGGTGCTGTGGGCGGTTGGCCCCCGCATCTTCGACCCTGGGGTAGGCGCTATTTTCCTGACCAACTTGTTCTGGATTGTAGACGCCACTTTCATCAAGAACACCGGCGCGGCCTTTGGCATTTTTCAGGGGGGTGCCCGCATTCTGGTCTGGGTAAGCCTGGCAGTAGGCCTTGGGATACTGGTTTACCTGAGCCTGAACCACCGCCGGGTCTCGCGGCTGGGCCAGGTGGCCTTCTCCCTGATTGCTGCAGGGGCACTGGGCAATGCTGTAGACCGGCTGGGCCACGGCTGGGTGGTGGACTATGTGGACATCAACCGCACCGGGCTGGCTATTTTGGACAACTTTCCCATCTGGAATCTGGCCGATAGTTGTGTGGTCATCGGGGTTATTCTTTTACTACTGCCCCAGCGCAGGCGACGGTACTGA
- a CDS encoding pyridoxal phosphate-dependent aminotransferase yields MRGLSKRVKTMKPSSTVAVNAKALELRRQGVDLIAMTAGEPDFDTPQFVKDAAARAMAAGKTKYAPPAGIPELREAISAKFKRENGLEIPPDQTVVTVGGKQALFNLFQAILDPGDEVIVIGPYWVSYPEMARFAEGVPVEVNTGPESGFIPDPAEVEHKITPRTKAIVLNSPGNPTGAVYPKEVLIAIAELANKHDLYIVSDEIYEHLIYEGEHFSPAHVAPDRTITINGAAKAYAMTGWRIGYAGGPKDVIKGIIDVSSQSTTSPDTIAQWAMVEALNNVDEAQKFISMAREAYRARRSIIVDGLNALGLPTPKVNGAFYVLTDVSKIDPDENQAALKLLNEARVAVVPGTDFAAPHHVRFSYATSEANIRKALERIASIL; encoded by the coding sequence ATGCGAGGCCTGTCCAAGCGCGTCAAAACCATGAAGCCCTCCTCCACGGTGGCGGTGAATGCCAAAGCCCTCGAGCTGCGTCGTCAGGGGGTAGACCTGATCGCCATGACCGCCGGCGAGCCCGACTTCGACACCCCTCAGTTCGTCAAGGATGCGGCGGCCAGGGCCATGGCGGCGGGTAAGACCAAATACGCTCCTCCTGCGGGCATCCCCGAACTGCGCGAAGCCATCAGCGCCAAGTTCAAACGTGAAAACGGCCTCGAGATTCCCCCCGACCAGACCGTGGTAACGGTAGGTGGCAAGCAGGCCCTCTTCAACCTGTTCCAGGCTATTCTCGACCCCGGCGACGAGGTAATTGTGATTGGCCCCTACTGGGTCAGCTACCCCGAGATGGCCCGCTTTGCCGAAGGCGTGCCGGTCGAGGTCAACACCGGCCCCGAGTCGGGCTTTATCCCCGACCCTGCCGAGGTCGAACACAAGATTACCCCCCGCACCAAGGCCATCGTGCTTAACTCGCCCGGCAACCCCACCGGAGCGGTCTACCCCAAAGAGGTGCTGATAGCCATTGCCGAGCTGGCCAACAAGCACGACCTTTATATTGTTTCAGACGAAATATATGAACACCTCATCTACGAGGGCGAACACTTCTCGCCGGCCCACGTAGCCCCCGATCGCACCATCACCATCAATGGCGCGGCCAAAGCCTACGCCATGACCGGCTGGCGCATCGGCTACGCTGGCGGCCCCAAGGACGTGATTAAGGGCATCATTGACGTTTCCAGCCAGTCCACCACCAGCCCCGACACCATCGCCCAGTGGGCCATGGTCGAGGCCCTGAACAACGTGGACGAGGCGCAAAAATTTATCTCCATGGCCCGCGAGGCCTACCGTGCACGGCGGAGCATCATTGTGGACGGCTTGAATGCACTGGGCCTGCCCACGCCCAAGGTGAACGGTGCTTTCTACGTGCTCACCGACGTGTCCAAAATTGATCCCGACGAAAACCAGGCCGCCCTCAAGCTTCTGAACGAGGCCCGGGTGGCGGTAGTACCCGGCACCGACTTCGCCGCCCCCCACCACGTGCGCTTTAGCTACGCTACCAGCGAGGCCAACATCCGCAAGGCCCTGGAGCGCATCGCCTCGATTCTCTAA
- a CDS encoding DUF402 domain-containing protein, whose translation MEHYQIGQTVRIEFWKYPAEKLHYWWEAQVYELREEGVLVYMPLGFTFHHVSKNRVLRVQHQAYVAFFVGRWYSGGPDLDAEGKVLEYYWNIQTPPRFEPGRIWQYDLEIDIKCRADHRCQTFDLEEFAAKAPLYPTEWVEQATRAVEQVQRHMRRRQWPVLPPGQGGAWLERF comes from the coding sequence ATGGAGCACTACCAGATAGGCCAGACGGTGCGCATTGAGTTCTGGAAATACCCTGCCGAGAAGCTGCATTACTGGTGGGAGGCCCAGGTATACGAACTGCGCGAGGAAGGGGTGCTGGTCTACATGCCGCTGGGTTTTACCTTTCACCACGTCAGCAAAAACCGGGTGCTGCGGGTACAGCACCAGGCCTATGTGGCTTTTTTTGTGGGGCGCTGGTACTCGGGGGGGCCCGACCTGGACGCCGAGGGAAAGGTGCTGGAATACTACTGGAACATCCAGACGCCACCACGCTTTGAGCCAGGCCGCATCTGGCAGTACGACCTGGAAATAGACATCAAGTGCCGGGCCGATCACCGCTGCCAGACCTTCGACCTCGAGGAGTTCGCCGCCAAAGCCCCGCTGTACCCCACCGAGTGGGTAGAGCAGGCCACCCGCGCAGTCGAACAGGTGCAGCGGCACATGCGCCGTCGGCAGTGGCCGGTGCTCCCGCCGGGGCAGGGGGGAGCTTGGCTCGAGCGGTTCTAG
- a CDS encoding Uma2 family endonuclease encodes MVKHRFTVEDYHKAYAAGALGQGRVELINGEVYIMSPMGNKHRRYIGALNYEIVTKLKDKTYMFCQVPIQLDDKSEPEPDFVLTVPPGSRYDDRPPGPADILLIIEVSDATLVFDRTMKLPLYIRAGIPEIWIVNLLEEKLEVYRAPDYQPVYFEKGTAVAPLAFGEDRLEWWV; translated from the coding sequence ATGGTGAAGCACCGTTTCACCGTCGAGGATTACCACAAAGCCTATGCTGCCGGAGCCTTGGGGCAGGGCCGCGTAGAACTAATTAACGGTGAGGTTTACATCATGTCCCCAATGGGCAACAAGCACCGTCGCTACATCGGAGCCCTGAACTACGAGATCGTTACTAAGCTGAAGGATAAGACCTACATGTTCTGCCAGGTTCCAATCCAGCTCGACGACAAGTCGGAGCCCGAGCCGGACTTTGTCCTTACAGTGCCGCCTGGGTCGCGCTACGACGACCGCCCACCCGGCCCTGCCGATATCCTTTTGATCATCGAGGTGAGTGACGCAACGCTGGTTTTTGACCGCACCATGAAGCTTCCCCTGTATATTCGCGCTGGCATCCCGGAAATCTGGATTGTGAACCTGCTGGAAGAAAAGCTAGAAGTCTACCGCGCCCCGGACTACCAGCCCGTCTACTTCGAGAAAGGCACGGCGGTGGCGCCGCTGGCGTTTGGGGAGGACAGGCTCGAGTGGTGGGTCTAA
- the paaA gene encoding 1,2-phenylacetyl-CoA epoxidase subunit PaaA, which produces MPVKYGVPSDPDYNERLAEFEARIKRGEKIEPGDWMPEEYRRQLIRMISQHAHSEVVGMLPEGAWITRAPTLKRKMILVAKVQDEAGHGQYLYHAAETLGVSREAMLEALLAGKAKYSSIFNYPTLTWADIGTIGWLVDGAAIKNQTMLAACSYGPYSRAMVRICAEETFHHKQGKEMVLLYAKGTPKQRQMAQDAINRWWWPALMMMGPHDQDSPNTEVLVRWGIKTKTNDQVRQEFINEHAPEILEAGLTLPDPDLRYDEKTGNWLHGPINWDEFWQVVNGNGPMNKERLEARRRAHAEGAWVREALEAYAAKRQRSAVAV; this is translated from the coding sequence ATGCCAGTAAAGTACGGAGTGCCCAGCGACCCTGATTACAACGAGCGCCTGGCCGAGTTCGAGGCCCGCATCAAGCGTGGCGAGAAAATCGAGCCTGGTGACTGGATGCCCGAGGAGTACCGCCGCCAGCTTATTCGCATGATCTCGCAGCACGCCCACTCCGAGGTGGTGGGCATGCTCCCCGAAGGGGCCTGGATTACCCGCGCCCCCACCCTCAAACGCAAGATGATCCTGGTGGCCAAGGTGCAGGACGAGGCCGGTCACGGCCAGTACCTCTACCACGCCGCCGAGACCCTGGGTGTGAGCCGCGAGGCCATGCTGGAAGCCTTGCTCGCAGGTAAAGCTAAGTACTCCTCCATCTTCAACTACCCCACCCTGACCTGGGCCGACATCGGCACCATCGGCTGGCTGGTGGATGGGGCGGCCATCAAGAACCAGACCATGCTGGCGGCCTGCTCCTATGGCCCCTACAGCCGGGCCATGGTGCGCATCTGCGCCGAGGAGACCTTCCACCACAAGCAGGGCAAGGAGATGGTGCTCTTGTATGCCAAAGGCACCCCCAAGCAGCGCCAGATGGCCCAGGACGCCATCAACCGCTGGTGGTGGCCGGCCCTGATGATGATGGGGCCCCACGACCAGGACAGCCCCAACACGGAAGTGCTGGTGCGCTGGGGCATCAAGACCAAAACCAACGACCAGGTGCGGCAGGAGTTCATCAACGAACACGCCCCCGAAATCCTGGAGGCGGGCCTCACCCTCCCCGACCCCGACCTGCGCTACGACGAGAAAACCGGTAACTGGCTGCACGGCCCCATCAACTGGGACGAGTTCTGGCAGGTGGTAAATGGCAACGGCCCCATGAACAAAGAACGCCTGGAAGCCCGGCGCCGCGCCCACGCCGAGGGGGCCTGGGTGCGCGAAGCCCTCGAGGCCTACGCGGCCAAACGGCAAAGATCCGCTGTTGCCGTTTAG
- a CDS encoding phenylacetic acid degradation protein, producing the protein MDTQWPRWEVFKQDSPNKPHQAVGSVHAADPEHALLTARNIFARRPQAVSMWVVRAEDIYSWTQEEVAEGQMTKGESYQAQVGQYLVFRKTSHKRSMTFVDYVGEVQAATPEEALKKAQATFTDALALAWWIVPTDRVYKSDPSPETIQSWFAPAKDKTYKQQQYYATVGSHISKHKVGRGVEDEK; encoded by the coding sequence ATGGATACACAGTGGCCCCGCTGGGAAGTCTTCAAGCAAGACAGCCCCAATAAGCCGCACCAGGCGGTGGGTTCGGTGCACGCCGCCGACCCCGAACACGCCCTCCTGACCGCCCGCAACATCTTTGCCCGGCGGCCTCAGGCGGTCAGTATGTGGGTGGTGCGGGCAGAAGACATTTACTCCTGGACCCAGGAAGAAGTTGCCGAAGGCCAAATGACGAAGGGGGAAAGCTACCAGGCCCAGGTCGGCCAGTATCTGGTTTTTCGCAAGACCAGCCACAAGCGCTCCATGACCTTTGTGGATTACGTGGGCGAAGTGCAGGCGGCCACCCCCGAGGAAGCCCTAAAGAAGGCCCAGGCAACCTTTACCGATGCCCTGGCCCTGGCCTGGTGGATTGTGCCCACCGACAGGGTGTACAAAAGCGACCCCAGCCCAGAAACCATCCAGAGCTGGTTCGCCCCAGCCAAGGACAAAACCTATAAGCAGCAGCAGTACTACGCCACGGTAGGCTCCCACATCAGCAAACACAAAGTGGGGCGGGGGGTGGAAGATGAGAAGTGA
- the paaC gene encoding 1,2-phenylacetyl-CoA epoxidase subunit PaaC, translating into MRSEVREALIAKLTALADDEVILAHRGSEWTGHGPILEEDIALANIVQDELGHATLWYGLRQQLDGSDPDQLAFFRDAYGYRCCELVELPKGDWAFTMLRQYLYDLYEALWLEAAQHSTYKPLAEAVQKIMREERFHLQHTQAWVERLGQGTDESNRRLQQALDMQWGYAQQLFVPIPSEELLVAEGIVPDLLPLKERWLEHSTRHLQNAGLELPINPGYQPTSRTYHTEHLWSILAEMQSTARWDTEAKVW; encoded by the coding sequence ATGAGAAGTGAGGTTCGTGAGGCCCTGATTGCCAAACTGACCGCCCTGGCCGACGACGAGGTGATTCTGGCCCACCGGGGCAGCGAGTGGACCGGCCACGGGCCGATTCTAGAGGAGGACATTGCCCTGGCCAACATCGTGCAGGACGAACTGGGCCACGCCACCCTGTGGTACGGCCTGCGTCAGCAGCTCGATGGCTCCGACCCCGACCAGCTGGCTTTTTTCCGCGATGCCTACGGGTACCGCTGTTGTGAGCTGGTCGAGCTGCCCAAGGGCGACTGGGCCTTCACCATGCTCAGGCAGTACCTGTACGACCTGTACGAAGCTCTCTGGCTCGAGGCCGCCCAGCACAGCACGTACAAGCCCCTGGCCGAAGCGGTACAAAAAATCATGCGCGAGGAGCGCTTCCACCTCCAGCACACCCAGGCCTGGGTGGAGCGGCTGGGCCAGGGCACCGACGAATCCAACCGCCGCTTGCAGCAGGCCCTGGACATGCAGTGGGGCTACGCCCAACAGCTTTTTGTGCCCATCCCCAGCGAAGAGCTGCTGGTAGCCGAGGGCATCGTACCCGACCTTTTGCCCCTTAAGGAGCGGTGGCTCGAGCACAGTACCCGCCACCTGCAAAACGCCGGCCTCGAGCTGCCCATCAACCCCGGCTACCAGCCCACCTCCCGCACCTACCACACCGAGCACCTGTGGAGCATCCTGGCCGAGATGCAGTCCACTGCCCGCTGGGACACCGAAGCCAAGGTCTGGTGA
- the paaD gene encoding 1,2-phenylacetyl-CoA epoxidase subunit PaaD, translated as MTTLPSTKQVWEALARIPDPEIPVINIVEMGIVREVHIEGPKAIISMTPTFSGCPALHLIREQLEQTARSLGFAEVEVKTVLSPPWSTDWITPEAKERLRQYGIAPPKPAQEQGSLIALEAAPTRCPRCGSFNTSVKNTFGPTLCKAIYVCNNCKEPFESFKTV; from the coding sequence ATGACCACCCTGCCCAGCACCAAGCAAGTCTGGGAGGCCCTGGCCCGGATTCCCGACCCCGAGATTCCGGTCATCAATATAGTCGAGATGGGCATTGTGCGGGAGGTGCATATTGAGGGCCCCAAGGCCATTATCAGCATGACCCCCACCTTCTCGGGCTGCCCGGCTTTGCACCTGATCCGGGAGCAGTTGGAGCAAACCGCCCGCTCGCTGGGCTTTGCGGAGGTCGAGGTGAAAACCGTGCTCTCGCCGCCCTGGAGCACCGACTGGATCACCCCCGAGGCCAAGGAGCGGCTGCGGCAGTACGGGATTGCGCCTCCCAAGCCGGCGCAGGAGCAGGGTTCGTTGATTGCGCTCGAGGCTGCCCCTACACGCTGCCCGCGCTGCGGCTCCTTCAACACTTCGGTCAAGAACACCTTTGGCCCCACCCTGTGCAAGGCTATTTATGTGTGCAACAACTGCAAAGAACCCTTCGAGAGCTTCAAAACGGTCTGA
- a CDS encoding VWA domain-containing protein produces the protein MPVRYSKYEPGFDDLSGADLMDMIQDFLMDSGFSDPYNRYQPDPNRGPTAEDLMDALLQALLEQDRVPEEWLQEARNAQNFQETRLGRELQRLMQRLQDEGFIRLPGNDPTESGQGFQGEAQDTRLELTNKSVDFLGLKSLRTLLGSLGKNAPGAHVTRHYASGVESSGETKPYEFGDQPNINIGETLKKVIMKGLENIEERDLTIELAEYTAAMNTVVLLDCSHSMILYGEDRFTPAKRVALGLAHLIRTQYPGDQVRFGVFHDSAEEVPLGRLPTVQVGPYHTNTAEGLKLARKMLKKMSGEMKQIIMITDGKPSALTLPSGQIYKNAWGLDPVILAETLKEATLARKEGIPIHTFMLAREPELLAFVKKLTQITKGKAYMTTPGNIGRYVLMDFLNRKVSRN, from the coding sequence ATGCCTGTCCGATACTCCAAATACGAGCCCGGCTTCGACGACCTCAGCGGCGCCGACCTAATGGACATGATTCAGGACTTCCTGATGGACTCGGGCTTTTCCGACCCCTACAACCGCTACCAGCCCGACCCCAACCGAGGCCCCACCGCCGAAGACCTGATGGACGCTCTGCTGCAAGCCCTGCTGGAGCAAGACCGCGTTCCCGAGGAGTGGCTGCAAGAGGCCCGCAATGCCCAGAACTTTCAGGAAACCCGACTAGGTCGGGAGTTGCAGCGCCTGATGCAGCGCCTGCAAGACGAAGGCTTTATCCGACTTCCCGGCAACGACCCCACGGAGTCAGGACAGGGCTTTCAGGGCGAGGCCCAGGACACCCGCCTCGAGCTCACCAACAAATCGGTAGACTTTCTGGGCCTCAAAAGCCTGCGTACCCTGCTGGGTTCGCTGGGCAAAAATGCCCCCGGCGCCCACGTTACAAGGCACTATGCCTCGGGGGTAGAGTCGAGCGGCGAGACCAAGCCCTACGAGTTTGGTGACCAGCCCAACATCAACATCGGCGAGACCCTCAAAAAGGTGATCATGAAGGGGCTGGAAAACATCGAAGAGCGCGACCTGACCATCGAGCTGGCCGAGTACACCGCTGCCATGAACACGGTGGTGCTGCTGGACTGTTCCCACTCCATGATTTTGTATGGTGAAGACCGCTTCACCCCTGCCAAGCGCGTGGCCTTGGGCCTGGCCCACCTGATTCGCACCCAGTACCCGGGCGACCAGGTGCGCTTTGGTGTGTTCCACGACAGCGCCGAGGAGGTACCGCTGGGCCGGCTGCCCACCGTGCAGGTCGGGCCTTACCACACCAATACCGCAGAAGGGCTTAAGCTGGCCCGCAAGATGCTCAAAAAAATGAGCGGCGAGATGAAACAGATCATCATGATTACCGACGGCAAGCCCTCCGCGCTCACCCTGCCCTCGGGCCAGATTTACAAGAACGCCTGGGGTCTCGACCCGGTCATTCTGGCCGAGACCCTTAAGGAGGCCACCCTGGCCCGCAAGGAAGGTATTCCCATCCACACCTTCATGCTGGCCCGCGAGCCCGAGTTGCTGGCTTTTGTTAAAAAGCTGACGCAAATTACCAAAGGCAAGGCCTACATGACCACGCCGGGGAACATTGGGCGATATGTGCTGATGGACTTTTTGAACCGCAAGGTAAGCCGGAACTGA